The nucleotide sequence caaaaacggcgcacaaaattagttcacagcgcgtTTTTGGGTCAGACTATTGTGGGGGGAgactccaatagagagatctctctccaggcaggtgttatgcctggggaccgaagtccgaaggaagagcgtcggaacttgtatatatgcgaccgcgttgagaaacttcgatagcgcgatgtagaacatggtcggagtttctattgttgttcactagatggcgctaggagtcgctacatcaGCCCCCCTTTTTAGACCGGAGGTCGGTGTGGAGTGCGGTGCAGTCTGTGCGTCATGTGGGCGCTTGCAGGTGCCAGTTGCTtgccttcggacttcggtccccaggcataacacctgcctggagagagatctctctattggagtcTCCCCCCACATTGGTGACCCCGACAATGGACGAAAAACGCAGCCTTCGAAGACATCCAAGACGAAGACGCAGTCTCACAGCAGGCCAGACTAACCACACCGTGCACCACTAGCATGTAACTACATATGCCTGGTGTCTACAGTGTGACAACCTCAACTCAACGCAGCTCACCGCAGCTCACGCCACGCAGCTCAACACAGCTCACCCACAGCTACGCAGCTCAAGGCAACTCAACTCAACGCTCGCCAACAAGGCTCCGAGCAACACACTCAAGCAACTGGCACCTGCAAGCGCCCACATGACGCACAGACTGTACCGCACTCCACACCGACCTCCGGTCTAAAAAGGGGGGCtgatgtagcgactcctagcgccatctagtgaacaacaatagaaactccgaccatgttctacatcgcgctatcgaagtttctcaacgcggtcgcatatatacaagttccgacgctcttccttcggacttcggtccccaggcataacacctgcctggagagagatctctctattggagtcTCCCCCCACACTATACCAAAGGGGGcaccatacaattttttttttattgctgtgAACAGTTCACGTCTGTTTtttaattcgagatactaaaatgacgatTCATGTGTTACCTGAATTTTGCGTCTcttaaatagtgatgtgccgcaaccaaGCACAATGAATTGTCAATGTCAATTTAGTCTCACGAATTATGGCGTCGACCATAGTATCTACATTAttttacactagcttttgcccgcgacttcgtccgcgtggaatagtaactttgggaagtattttatttatttaggatacctattctgccaataattataatagtaggttctacggtttaccgaaaataacctaatacattgctataaatataaactatattttttttgttcttccatccatccatctatccaatgttctttggtaaaacgtAAATATATTGCGGGTAAATATATTGCCAagacaaaaggactaattcttcatagttaactcttgacaccttacgtcctttattgtaagtttggagggtaggattataattaagacagcattttactaagcatagctactcataatatttccgataaatatacttatagtaaatttgtgtTTGGAATTTCTTAAGAATTTTcgtccccatattttcaagtaaataggtcgaaatttgaaaagcgccgaaacaatttttagggttctgtacctcaaaaggaaaaaatggaacccttattggATTACTTTGctgcccatccgtccgtctgtctgtcaatgccctttatctcgtaaacgcgcggagtaaaggtatcgagttgaaattaaaaccctaaactcaggccaatagtcccgaaagctgtgaaaaaaaagtcaaggcaatcaaaagttatagtcattaaaaaggtgtttccatacaaatcgccttaacagaaaaagctatagggtacttccggctgtcctagaaacttggaattttgcataaaggtagctcttatagcacaatatgtaaataagaaaaatctgaaaatcataatttttcatgtctgactgtctacgTCAATAAGCCCTCTAAAATTaacccacattgcgtacattttgtttgagcttagaaggctctgctaacacagtatcatcccctctgctaacatcacctcgCAGGTTTTCAAAAActcttgaacaaatatctatttatttattataagtgcccaaatgccaagtttcaaaaAGAactatcgatttatcttcgacaatgacgatctcccatataaactttcatcccctatttcacccctcacaggaactTTTAAtaaacgtgcgaacaaatatctatttatcgcttttcacgtgccgaaatggcaagtttaataaagattcatcgatttatcttcgataataacgaccttccatataaactttcatcccctatttcatcccctcacaggtcgaattttcataAAAGCTCAaataaatatcgatttatttcttattacctcgtaacagacagacagacagagttactttcgcatttataatatcgatttatttcttattaagtgcctaagccaagccctcttgttctgagaggaggcctgtgcccagcagtgggacgtatatagcctgggatgatgaagtgcctaaatgccaagtttcatggttttatctttgacagtgacgaacttccaccatataaactttcatcccctatttcaaccccttaatgCCTcattttcgcaataaaagatagcctatgttcttttccaaggtctattctatctctgtaccaaatttcatcaaaatcggttcagcggtttaggcgtgaaagcgtaacagacagacagacagttactttcgcatttataatattatatagtactagcttatgcccgcgacttcgtcggcgcggacctaggttatcgcgcggtggcgccttctatcggaataaaaagtatcctatgttgatccttggagcttaagctatctctataccaaatttcatcaaaattggttcagcggtttcgacgtgaaagcgtaacagacagacagacagagttactttcgcatttataatattatagtagggattagtagggatagtagggatgGATTgttgattgatgcgccgcgcatTTTCttctaaacagccagtctagtgccgtaaggtacctAACTTGTATCTAACCTACATAAATGTCAAtggtctggactgtacgtaaaagGGCACTGACAAAAAGGTCAAATgtttaccaagggactcctatCATAaggtgcatcatcaactttcacacattactacatgaattttgatgcagcttgaagagtgcagagtataatttaatattaatatctggaaaatttaaataatatctaagtatcaacatcgttttaatcagtgtacagacagccagtgttgtcagcctcatttttttttatttacggcGGTTTCTCGTTGACAGCTTTCGCTGGTCTATTGTGGGTGACAccctttcccggcccggataacaccgacatggaaataccagccctgttttttttttgtgtacacgcccatacaaactgacaggagctttctatgggcgtgtacacgaaaaacagggtcggtatttccataaCGGTATATTATCCGGGCCACTACTACTAGTAATAGCAACCAGAGTAGTGGCTGAAATTTTGACAATATTTAATTGAGTAggtaataaaacaatatgaaactaaaaatattttgtttaatgcAATCACTCTTTATACAGATATTTTATTCATGATCATGATAAAGATAACAGTAAGAATGTTCTGGACTTCTTCATAAACAATTACATAGAAAATATGCAAATGGACCTTAACCTCTACATAAATTAGCACTTATATATGATGACATGCACTACACAGATGTTATTGTTGTTTAAACAAGTAGTACACATTGATTTATAAAATTGACAATCTCAATCAACATTCATggaattataaatttattattgaaattctCTCAGCATACcacttcaatttcaaatttatatagtgttttatacttatttagtaATTAATCATGTTTATTTCCCATTCCCATcaccaatatttatttttctttttattattccaATTTGCCTTAAATATCTCACAAGGAAAGGTGTAGCAGCTAATGTAATGGCCATCCTCACAGGAGCAAACACTTTGTGTACTGCATATGCTATAACAAATGTTCCTGCATTTGAAGTTGCTAATTTTGACACAGTTCCCTCTCCAATATTAAAACTTTTCAAGATCGCCACTAGATCCACCCCGCTGTAAagagaattaaaaaatacagatgcaaaaatcgaaaaaatataagtttCATATAAAGATGTTAATAGTTTATGTTACTAGTGACAGAAGAAACCCGTATGAAGAAGAAACTGTCTTTTATCAAACATTTAGCTAAACataagaaaatgtaaaaattagaaaaaaaaaaacaagttttgatATCATACCTAGATACTAGGAGGTAGCATCCCCCTaatgaaaatattgaaattgtGACATGAAATACTATCACTGTGGAACCATACTCTTTGacagcatttttaattttttctttagcACTTAACTTAACAGGTTGTGCTTCAGTGTTTTCAGTACTCATGTTTCTTCTTCCTATTGTTACAGCTATGCTTTGAAAAAGTAAGAACAGCATTAAAACAAATGATCACACCATCTTTTCTGTTGAGattataaaatgattgttaGTATTAAGCAAATATAGTTTATGTAGGCCTCACCAAAAATGacaatatataaaaatagtaaGGTGTAAAACATGAAAGGTTAGTAGATAAGGTTATCTAAGATAAGCTAAGATGCATACTATCAGGACACATACCTGAGTTGAGAGCTTTGTCTCTGTACTCATTTCTAAGAGTGAGGTAGTGAGCACTGTGGAGATGATCAGATAAGTACTTGTTGCCCTGTCCCCACTGAGAGCCCGGCATGCCCAAGTGTGTGTGGTTGCCACTGAATGGACTCGGCACATTACTCTGCATTGATGACGATAGACTTACAGCTCCGCGGCAGTCATATTTGTTTACGTGTGGATCTGGTTGACTTGTGACATCAATTTGTGCGAAATCTTGTTTCTTGTAATACGAATTTATGACAGGACCAGATATGTCCCTCTCTCGCAAAGGTGAAAAACGACCCACTTCTGCGGCATTTATGTCCACAACGTTAGTCGGTAGCTTTAATGCCACTACTTGTGGGAATCGTAAATTGATGGAAATATGTATAGCTTTACCCACTTGATTGGTGCCACCTGtacaaaataaagataaaattaaaacaaagctAAGCTAAAGCTTTGTTTGATGAATCGCCTCGCATCACGGTATGTTCTATGTTAATGATTGTGATACGATGTCGCCGATGCTTACCAAAGAATGTATTGTTCAAGTAACTCTTTCCAAGAACAAAATAGTTAGCCTTAGAATATATCTGCGACATTTTGACACTGAAAAATTTGTTagttaaatgaatttatttggtAGGAAGCACTAAATGGTCAATtttgagtaaaaaataatactattcGATACGCCTGTAgacaaagaacaaaaaaatagtttcgaCAGATTTCGACGCAgaaagaaaactttttaaattacatttaagtTCCACAgattcaataaaacaaaacaaaccaaAGATATAAGTGAAAAACTATGACGTTTGTAGTATTTGCAGATTTGCACGATAGGTGACACTccttcccggcccggataacaacgacatggaaataccgtccCTGTTTTTAgtatacacgcccatagaaaattagaaactgacaggagcttctatgggcgagtacacgaaaaacagggctGGTATTTCCGTCCTGGTATTATCCAGGCCAGGAAAGAGTTTTCACCCGAATGTACAAAGCAGCTggcctactacgaaaatcgaagttcgtatcgtaccgtgcctcgctctcgtatcaaatagtatgtgtcagagaaCCGAACAACACGAACTTTCGTAGAAGCCctgcaggggggctactacgaaattcgaagttcatatcgttttctgacgctaatattatttaatacgtgagtgagagggacgatacgatactaacttcgattttcgaatgttgtagtagcccccagtattggcgggtagccattattttattcagttctTTTTTCTTAGTGCCTTTCTTTTAcagagctgtgaagtgtttggacataaaataattcaatttttagcattttttttcctcgcaatgtgatgaagatcattgtgtgtatcacgggccgtgaGGGGATTACAAACGATTCATTTAATAGACTCGCGTTAGTAAACCCCTTCTTACGCCTCtcaatgcacaatgtactattgtcttacaaataaacaattttactcgcaaatgtgatgaaaaacattgtatgtcgcacgggcggtactagaattacgaacatcgactcattaaagccctcagtcttcgacttcaggcttctaatagaccctcgttcgtaattccttatttaccgcccttaagacacaatgtactattgaatGGAGTAGGATAGGTAAGATATACGAAATAAGTAAGTTCATATTACATGCATCTGTATAGTATACCTTTATTCAATTGTTCGATACTTAAAAAACAACTAAATAGGTAATTAAccatgtactattacttatactAGGCTGTTTTAGGAATAAACCGTAAATCAGAAACCAAAGCTATGTGATCAGATGGGAATACTATGCTTGGCAGGGCAGTATGGGCTTGTAGTTCTTCGATACTGGGCAATGGAATCACCTGCAATAACAAAATGTAATCAATGAACGTATAAGGAAACAATTGCGGTTTCTAATGTGTCaagtc is from Choristoneura fumiferana chromosome 3, NRCan_CFum_1, whole genome shotgun sequence and encodes:
- the LOC141426210 gene encoding uncharacterized protein, with the translated sequence MSQIYSKANYFVLGKSYLNNTFFGGTNQVGKAIHISINLRFPQVVALKLPTNVVDINAAEVGRFSPLRERDISGPVINSYYKKQDFAQIDVTSQPDPHVNKYDCRGAVSLSSSMQSNVPSPFSGNHTHLGMPGSQWGQGNKYLSDHLHSAHYLTLRNEYRDKALNSAVTIGRRNMSTENTEAQPVKLSAKEKIKNAVKEYGSTVIVFHVTISIFSLGGCYLLVSSGVDLVAILKSFNIGEGTVSKLATSNAGTFVIAYAVHKVFAPVRMAITLAATPFLVRYLRQIGIIKRKINIGDGNGK